In one Rutidosis leptorrhynchoides isolate AG116_Rl617_1_P2 chromosome 8, CSIRO_AGI_Rlap_v1, whole genome shotgun sequence genomic region, the following are encoded:
- the LOC139864055 gene encoding uncharacterized protein, with protein MAPTAPIVRRSTLITFSKQPQQPTPPDEETRKADAVVLGWIFLTISEPLLERLLNSQPKTASAAWDFLKKIFTYNKRSKVVELTVELRTLNIGDLNAEQYFRKIDSLSAMLTNLGATIEDDELVTYAINGLNDRFPHTHHIILHSNPFPDYNTVRSMITLEEMQLSCKNRSNTEAQGTPSAPTVLVAQATTPKTGFSRPNNTPQVYRNSNHGHCRFADRCRYLHHSNRPASATPHKPTGNT; from the exons ATGGCTCCTACAG CACCCATTGTGCGGCGTTCAACGTTGATCACTTTCTCCAAGCAGCCTCAACAACCGACTCCCCCTGATGAAGAAACACGAAAAGCAGATGCTGTTGTATTAGGTTGGATTTTCTTGACTATTTCCGAACCTCTTCTAGAGCGATTATTAAACTCTCAACCAAAAACTGCTTCTGCCGCTTGGGATTTTCTTAAAAAAATCTTTACATACAATAAAAGATCTAAAGTTGTCGAACTAACCGTTGAATTAAGGACTCTCAATATTGGTGATTTAAATGCCGAGCAATACTTTCGCAAAATAGACTCATTATCCGCAATGTTAACCAACCTCGGTGCCACCATTGAAGACGATGAATTGGTAACATATGCGATCAATGGGTTGAACGACCGGTTTCCACATACTCATCACATCATCTTGCATAGCAACCCGTTTCCGGATTATAATACAGTTAGGTCCATGATCACACTTGAGGAGATGCAATTATCATGCAAAAATCGTTCCAACACCGAAGCTCAGGGCACTCCGTCAGCCCCCACGGTTCTCGTTGCGCAGGCTACAACTCCGAAGACTGGTTTTTCGAGACCAAACAACACCCCACAAGTTTATCGTAATTCTAATCATGGACATTGTCGTTTTGCTGATCGGTGCAGGTACCTTCATCACTCCAATCGACCTGCTTCTGCTACGCCACATAAACCTACTGGTAATACTTAG
- the LOC139864056 gene encoding uncharacterized protein → MDLGTVRCPVCDNGLETVEHSLILCTLALDIWNRVFDWWKFGPHSNLSINESFLGDGYSFSFEIGRKLWQATEWVTGYLIWKNRNITTFSKAKPNSVMVFKEIQLKSFEWISTRIEGFEIDWDTWISNPRAFDSNAIASRSPNPE, encoded by the coding sequence ATGGACTTGGGGACGGTACGATGTCCAGTTTGTGATAATGGCCTTGAGACGGTGGAACATTCCCTCATTCTATGTACTTTGGCCCTTGACATTTGGAATCGGGTTTTTGATTGGTGGAAGTTTGGCCCTCACTCAAACTTAAGCATCAACGAATCATTCTTGGGGGATGGGTACTCGTTTTCTTTTGAGATTGGTAGGAAATTATGGCAAGCAACCGAATGGGTGACCGGGTATTTGATTTGGAAAAATAGGAACATTACTACCTTTTCTAAAGCTAAACCCAACAGTGTGATGGTGTTCAAAGAAATCCAACTCAAAAGCTTCGAATGGATATCAACTAGGATTGAAGGTTTCGAAATTGATTGGGATACATGGATATCTAACCCTCGAGCTTTCGATTCAAATGCTATAGCATCTAGGAGCCCCAATCCGGAGTAG